CTTTTAGGCGAGGCCCGAAGGCTCCTCTCCCAAATGGGTGAAAAAGGCCTGGTTACTGCGGTGGTATTGGGTGAAGGGCTCGGCCCGGAGCTTGAAAAACTCAGCTCCTTTGGCGCGGATCGGGTCCGCTATGTTGATGCGAAAGATCTTTCCCGGTATCAGGGGGAGCTCTTCGCACGGGTTCTTCTTGGCCTCATCCAGAGAGAGAAACCCCACGGCCTGCTGATGGCCCAGAATGCGCAAACCGCAGATCTGGCCCCCCGGCTTGGGGCCTTGCTGGAGACCGCACTGGTTACCTATGCCATGGATCTCCAAGTGGAAGCCCAAGGCCGATTGGTCATTACCCGTCCTGTGGCCAACGGATATCTTTTTGAACATGTACGTTTGGAGGGCAGCACTCTGCCGATTATATCCTTCCTCCCTTCCGTGCTTGTTGCTCCGGAGTCCAATACAGAAAGGGAAGCGGAAATCCATGTGGAACCTTTGGAAGTTTCTCCGGAGGAGCTCCAAACCAGGGTAGTCGAAGTCATCGAGGCGGATCCCGAGCACCTGGATCTGGAGGAGGCCGACATTATTGTGTCTGGCGGCCGTGGCGTGGGCAAGGGCGAAGTCTTTGAAATCGTCCATGAGCTGGCCCGGGCCCTGGGCGGTTCCGTGGCCGGAACGCGGCCTGTCATTGACTGGCAGGTGCTTCCCCATGAACGGCAGATCGGGCAGACTGGAAAGAGAGTGGGGCCACGTCTGATTCTCAACTGCGGTATCTCCGGGGCCAACGAGTACACGGCGGGGATGGAAAAATCCCAGAAGGTGATTGCGATCAACATCGACCCTCGGGCGCGGATCTTTCGATTCGCCGATCTGGGCGTGGTCGGGGATTTGCACCGGGTTCTTCCCCTATTGATAGAGCGCATCAAGGAGATGAAGGAACCCCCATCGTGATGATGAAAAGGATGATTTCATACGGTCTTCTCGGTCTTATGATTTTTCTGGGGCCAGAGGCCTTTGCCTACACGGTGGAGGAATGCATCCGGTGTCACCAAAAGGAATCCGGGGAAAGCACGCGCCGGATCGCCCTGGATGCCTATAAGACTTCGGTTCACACCGTCGCTTGGGTCACCTGCCAGGATTGTCATGTCCAGGTTGTGGATGAAAGCCACAAGACTGCGACAGGATCCGGCAGGGTGGATTGCGGACAGTGCCATGAACAGCCAAACAGGCATGGGTTGAGAGCGGAAAAAGGGGTTCGTCCCCCGTGTTACGCATGTCATTCCAGGCATGCTATCTTGGCCAAAAGCAATCCAGACTCTTGGGTTCATCCTGAAAACCTGGATGAGACCTGCGGGACCTGCCATCCGGCACAAACTGGAGATGCCGATTTTTTCTCCTGGCTGGGGTCAGTCCAGGTCCGATCCCATGGCAAGCAGGATCTCGGCCGTGAATATGATCCAGGAGACTGCTTGGGCTGCCATCAAGGGCAAGCAGCCCATGGGGAGAAGAGCCTACTTAATGACAGAAAATGCCATGAATGCCACAGGCCCCTTCATGGGCAAAGCCCTTTGCTGGGTTCCTTCCATCCCCTGGAAAAAGACAATAGGAGGTTATCCCTGTGGGTGGTGAAAACGGTATATGGGATTGCCGTCTTTCTGGTTGCCTTCGGCGGGATCTGGTTCTACATCCGGCGGTTTTCCGGGAAACAAAATGGGGGCGAATAACATGCTAAGGAGGCAGGCCGTTGCTGACCGCATTTGACATTTTGCTCACCGGGGTGGCCGTTATCATCCTTTTTACGGGCCTATCCAGATTCCGGGCTACCTGGCGCATGGGCCGGGAGGAATTCCGGCCGGGGAATATCAAGGGCCTTTTGGGATACCTTCTGGGCCACGGGCGGATCCTGGAAAAAGGTCCTGCCGGGGCGGCCCACCTGGCGGTTTTTTGGGGTGTCCTGTTTCCTCTCATCATTGCCCTGGTGACCCAGTTCGGCTTTGCCCTGCCCCTTCTGCCCGCCCAGGTCTTATCTCTCATTAGCGACATCCTGGGAGCAGCCCTCTTGGCCGGACTCGTATTTTTCCTGATCCGGCGACTGGTCATCGGCGGCTTTTCAGGGCCCAAAGGGGCGGTTTTCCCTGCCCTGGTGTTGTTGGGCATTGTTGTCAGCGGCTTTTTCGCCGAAGGGGTTCGCCTTCAAATCACGGATCCCACTGTTTTATGGCCCACGCCGATGGGCGGGCTTTTGGCCGCATTTCTTCCCTCCTCCCCGCTATTCATGCAGATCATGATTCGGGTACATTTTTTTGCGGTCCTCCTTTTTTTGTGCATCCTCCCGTTTACCTTTATGCGCCATCTTGTAGCCTCTTCCTTGAATGTCTATTACCGGAGCAACGGGCCCCGGGGGATACTCAGAGAGATGGATCTGGATCAAGGGCCTGTGGGCGCAAGGCAGGTGGCCGATCTGAGTTGGAAGCAACTCCTGGATGCGCAGGCCTGTGTTTCCTGCGGTCGGTGCGATACCTACTGTCCGGCCTTGATCTCGGGAAAACCCCTCTCCCCACGGAAGACCATCCTGGCCGTTCGGGCGCAGATGGAAAAATCCCCCCAATTCCTGCTCGAAAGCGGAATCGGGCCGGATGAAATGTGGGCCTGCACTGCCTGCATGGCCTGTGTAGCGCATTGCCCGGTCTATGCGGCGCCTATGGATCAGCTCGTGGAGATGAGGCGGCATCAGACCATGGGGCGGGGCCTTCTGCCGGAAGAGGCGCGCCCCATGATCCGGGATCAGGAGATCTACGGTGATGTGTATGGCAAAGGCGTGGCCTACAAAACGGATTGGACCTGGGATTTGGATGTGCCCCATATCAAGGAGCAAGTCCAGGGCGATGGAATCCTCCTGTGGGTGGGGTGCTCCGGGGCCTTTCATCCAAGGTATCAAGAAACCACTCGGTCCATGGTGAGGATCCTGAATGCGGCCGGGGTGCCGTTCGGGATCCTGGGAAAAGAGGAATTGTGCTGCGGGGATCCCGCCAGGAGATTGGGGGATGAGGAGCGGTTTCAATCCCTTGCCCGCAGAAACATCCAAGCGTTTGAAAAGTACGGGGTCGGGAAAATCGTATGCCTCTGCCCCCATGGGTTCAATACCCTGAAAAATGAGTATCCGGCCCTGGGAAGCAGGGCGGAAGTGGTTCATGCGGTGCAATTGGTAATGGAGCTCATTGGAGAGAATCGGCTTACCTTGAAATTCCCGGTGGAGAAAAAAACGGCCATCCACGACCCGTGCTATCTGGGCCGGGCCAATCAGCTATACGAGCCCTTACGC
Above is a window of Deltaproteobacteria bacterium DNA encoding:
- a CDS encoding electron transfer flavoprotein subunit alpha/FixB family protein is translated as MKDIWIWAEHRGGVLEDVTFGLLGEARRLLSQMGEKGLVTAVVLGEGLGPELEKLSSFGADRVRYVDAKDLSRYQGELFARVLLGLIQREKPHGLLMAQNAQTADLAPRLGALLETALVTYAMDLQVEAQGRLVITRPVANGYLFEHVRLEGSTLPIISFLPSVLVAPESNTEREAEIHVEPLEVSPEELQTRVVEVIEADPEHLDLEEADIIVSGGRGVGKGEVFEIVHELARALGGSVAGTRPVIDWQVLPHERQIGQTGKRVGPRLILNCGISGANEYTAGMEKSQKVIAINIDPRARIFRFADLGVVGDLHRVLPLLIERIKEMKEPPS
- a CDS encoding 4Fe-4S dicluster domain-containing protein; its protein translation is MLTAFDILLTGVAVIILFTGLSRFRATWRMGREEFRPGNIKGLLGYLLGHGRILEKGPAGAAHLAVFWGVLFPLIIALVTQFGFALPLLPAQVLSLISDILGAALLAGLVFFLIRRLVIGGFSGPKGAVFPALVLLGIVVSGFFAEGVRLQITDPTVLWPTPMGGLLAAFLPSSPLFMQIMIRVHFFAVLLFLCILPFTFMRHLVASSLNVYYRSNGPRGILREMDLDQGPVGARQVADLSWKQLLDAQACVSCGRCDTYCPALISGKPLSPRKTILAVRAQMEKSPQFLLESGIGPDEMWACTACMACVAHCPVYAAPMDQLVEMRRHQTMGRGLLPEEARPMIRDQEIYGDVYGKGVAYKTDWTWDLDVPHIKEQVQGDGILLWVGCSGAFHPRYQETTRSMVRILNAAGVPFGILGKEELCCGDPARRLGDEERFQSLARRNIQAFEKYGVGKIVCLCPHGFNTLKNEYPALGSRAEVVHAVQLVMELIGENRLTLKFPVEKKTAIHDPCYLGRANQLYEPLRTIGRSIPGMELVELERNRDKAFCCGGGGGRMWLHESQGEKINELRAREVCEAGVDWVATACPFCLTMLEDGINALGMDRPPQVMDMIDMVESALGRVY